In the genome of Verrucomicrobiota bacterium, the window ATGCGGCCCCAATTCGGGTCGCCCCCGTTCCAACTCGTTTTGACGAGGGCGCTGTTGGCGACGGCGCGGGCGGCGGCGGCGGCCTCGGCAAACGATTTCGCGCCGTTCACACGCACGGTGACGAAGCGGGAGACGCCCTCGCCGTCGCGCACGATCATCTTGGCGAGTTCGAGGCAGACGTGGTTCAGGGCAGATTGGAAGCACGCCGGGCTGCGCAATTGCGGACTGCGGATTGCGGATTGCGGGCTTTCAGAAATGAGCCTCCTCATGTCGGCGGCTGCGATTCGGGGATTTCCGGCCAGGCCGTTCGCCAGCACGAGCACGGTGTCGTTGGTGCTCATGTCGCCATCGACCGTAATGCGGTTGAAACTGTTGGCCACGGCTTCGTTGAGCGCAAGTTGAAGGGCCTTGGGTTCAATCGCGGCGTCAGTGGTAATGAAACACAGCATCGTGGCATGGAGCGGGACCGCCGCGGGACGCTCGCCCGTCGCGCTCATCCCGGGTTGAATCATGCCTGCGCCTTTGCACACGCCGGCAATTCGGGCGCTGTGACCGCCGAGTGGGAACTCAACCGCGATTTGCTTGGGCCGCGTGTCGCTGGTCATGATCGCCTCGGCGACGTGGCACCCACTTTCGCCAGAAGCGCCCAACACCTTCGCCGCCGCCTCAATCCCGCGCTTCACATTGGCCATCGGCAGCGTCACGCCGATGCGTCCCGTGGACGCGACGAAGACGTGCGCAACTGGAATCGCACCGCGGCGTTCGTGAGAACGCGGACGTTTTCCGTCGGAAGAGCGAAGCGACCGCGAACAAACGTTCGCGGCGACGGCTTGAGCCGTTAGCCGGGCCATTTCCTGGGCATCCTTCAAACCTTGTTTGCCGGTGCACGCATTCGCGTTGCCAGAATTCACCACAATGGCTTGCGCCGTTCCTTGCTTCACATGTTCGAGGCAAACCT includes:
- the argJ gene encoding bifunctional glutamate N-acetyltransferase/amino-acid acetyltransferase ArgJ — translated: MKGSLQQISGSITAPKGFLASGVFCDIKRLGTGKGSNKGKKRDLALIVSEVPATVAGLFTTNQVCAAPVKVCLEHVKQGTAQAIVVNSGNANACTGKQGLKDAQEMARLTAQAVAANVCSRSLRSSDGKRPRSHERRGAIPVAHVFVASTGRIGVTLPMANVKRGIEAAAKVLGASGESGCHVAEAIMTSDTRPKQIAVEFPLGGHSARIAGVCKGAGMIQPGMSATGERPAAVPLHATMLCFITTDAAIEPKALQLALNEAVANSFNRITVDGDMSTNDTVLVLANGLAGNPRIAAADMRRLISESPQSAIRSPQLRSPACFQSALNHVCLELAKMIVRDGEGVSRFVTVRVNGAKSFAEAAAAARAVANSALVKTSWNGGDPNWGRIIDALGYSAATVVEDKVDIAYSAPGSRKLIYSLERGQPTRTPFKALCAAVAAKEFDLHIHLNLGPSSAVIYAADLTEAYVDFNKGDVSDPAALGG